The following proteins come from a genomic window of Pseudomonas sp. J452:
- the rpe gene encoding ribulose-phosphate 3-epimerase yields MQSFAIAPSILSADFARLGEEVDKVLAAGADIVHFDVMDNHYVPNLTIGPMVCAALRKYGITAPIDAHLMVKPVDRIIGDFIEAGASYITFHPEASEHIDRSLQLIRDGGCKAGLVFNPATPLDVLKYVMDKVDMILLMSVNPGFGGQKFIPGTLDKLKEVRALIDASGRDIRLEIDGGVNVQNIGAIAAAGADTFVAGSAIFNQPDYKTVIDAMRAELAQVRG; encoded by the coding sequence ATGCAATCCTTCGCCATCGCCCCGTCGATTCTATCCGCCGATTTCGCCCGCCTGGGTGAGGAAGTCGACAAGGTGCTCGCCGCCGGCGCCGACATCGTCCACTTCGACGTGATGGACAACCACTACGTGCCCAACCTGACCATCGGCCCGATGGTCTGCGCGGCGCTGCGCAAGTACGGCATCACCGCGCCGATCGACGCGCACCTGATGGTCAAGCCGGTCGACCGCATCATCGGCGACTTCATCGAGGCCGGCGCCAGCTACATCACCTTCCACCCTGAGGCCAGCGAGCACATCGACCGCTCGCTGCAGCTGATCCGTGACGGTGGCTGCAAGGCCGGCCTGGTGTTCAACCCGGCCACCCCGCTGGACGTGCTCAAGTACGTGATGGACAAGGTCGACATGATCCTGTTGATGAGCGTCAACCCCGGCTTCGGCGGGCAGAAGTTCATTCCCGGGACCCTGGACAAGCTGAAAGAAGTCCGTGCGCTGATCGACGCCAGCGGCCGCGACATTCGCCTGGAGATCGACGGCGGGGTCAACGTGCAGAACATCGGCGCCATCGCCGCGGCGGGCGCCGACACCTTCGTCGCCGGCTCGGCGATCTTCAACCAGCCGGACTACAAGACCGTGATCGACGCCATGCGTGCCGAATTGGCTCAGGTGCGTGGGTGA
- the trpC gene encoding indole-3-glycerol phosphate synthase TrpC — translation MSIPTVLEKILARKAEEVAERRARVSIADVEALARAADAPRGFARALLEQAARKQPAVIAEIKKASPSKGVLREHFVPAEIAKSYEAGGATCLSVLTDIDFFQGADEYLQQARAACSLPVIRKDFMIDPYQIVEARALGADCVLLIVSALDDARMAELASVAKDVGLDVLVEVHDGDELERALNTLDTPLVGINNRSLHSFEVSLETTLDLLPRIPRDRLVVTESGILNRADVELMEISEVYAFLVGEAFMRAEEPGAELKRLFFPDGKRVVLGADPD, via the coding sequence GTGAGCATTCCCACCGTGCTGGAGAAGATCCTCGCGCGCAAGGCCGAGGAAGTAGCCGAACGCCGCGCGCGCGTCAGCATTGCCGACGTAGAGGCGTTGGCACGTGCTGCCGATGCCCCGCGTGGCTTCGCCCGCGCGCTGCTGGAGCAGGCGGCGCGCAAGCAGCCGGCGGTGATCGCCGAGATCAAGAAGGCTTCGCCAAGCAAGGGCGTGCTGCGCGAGCACTTCGTCCCGGCCGAGATCGCCAAGAGCTATGAAGCCGGCGGCGCTACCTGCCTGTCGGTACTCACCGATATCGATTTCTTCCAGGGCGCCGACGAATACCTGCAGCAGGCCCGCGCCGCCTGCAGCCTGCCGGTGATCCGCAAGGACTTCATGATTGATCCCTACCAGATCGTCGAAGCCCGCGCCCTGGGCGCCGACTGCGTGCTGCTGATCGTCTCCGCCCTGGACGATGCACGCATGGCCGAGCTGGCCAGCGTGGCCAAGGACGTCGGCCTCGACGTGCTGGTGGAAGTGCACGACGGCGATGAGCTGGAACGTGCGCTGAATACCCTGGATACGCCGCTGGTGGGGATCAACAACCGTAGCCTGCACAGCTTCGAAGTCAGCCTGGAAACCACCCTCGACCTGCTGCCGCGCATCCCGCGTGACCGCCTGGTGGTCACCGAGAGCGGCATCCTCAACCGCGCCGATGTCGAGCTGATGGAGATCAGCGAGGTGTATGCCTTCCTGGTCGGCGAAGCCTTCATGCGCGCCGAGGAGCCGGGTGCCGAGCTCAAACGCTTGTTCTTCCCGGACGGCAAGCGCGTGGTGCTGGGCGCCGATCCGGACTGA
- a CDS encoding aminodeoxychorismate/anthranilate synthase component II — translation MLLMIDNYDSFTYNVVQYLGELGADVHVIRNDELSIAEIEALKPERIVVSPGPCTPTEAGVSIEAILHFAGKLPILGVCLGHQSIGQAFGGDVVRARQVMHGKTSPVFHEDKGVFAGLNQPLTVTRYHSLVVKRETLPDCLEMTAWTQHADGSVDEIMGLRHKTLNIEGVQFHPESILTEQGHELFANFLKQTGGVR, via the coding sequence ATGCTGCTGATGATCGACAACTACGACTCCTTTACCTACAACGTGGTGCAGTACCTGGGCGAACTGGGCGCCGACGTCCATGTGATCCGCAACGACGAGCTGAGCATCGCCGAGATCGAGGCGCTCAAACCCGAGCGCATCGTGGTCTCGCCCGGCCCGTGCACGCCGACCGAAGCCGGGGTGTCCATCGAGGCCATCCTGCATTTCGCCGGCAAGCTGCCGATCCTCGGCGTGTGCCTGGGCCACCAGAGCATCGGCCAGGCCTTCGGCGGCGACGTGGTGCGCGCCCGCCAGGTGATGCACGGCAAGACCAGCCCGGTGTTCCATGAGGACAAGGGTGTGTTCGCCGGCCTCAACCAGCCGCTGACCGTGACTCGCTACCATTCCTTGGTGGTCAAGCGCGAGACCCTGCCGGACTGCCTGGAAATGACCGCCTGGACCCAGCATGCCGACGGCAGCGTCGACGAGATCATGGGCCTGCGCCACAAGACGTTGAATATCGAGGGGGTGCAGTTCCACCCGGAATCCATCCTCACCGAGCAGGGCCACGAACTGTTCGCCAATTTCCTCAAACAGACCGGCGGGGTGCGCTGA
- the coq7 gene encoding 2-polyprenyl-3-methyl-6-methoxy-1,4-benzoquinone monooxygenase, producing MTSERQFSPVDRLLMQADAAMRTLLPFSGAPTRPSPAIVQNEAAMSEEDTRHVAGLMRINHTGEVCAQALYQGQALTAKLPQVRKAMEHAADEEIDHLAWCEQRIRELGSHPSVLNPLFYGLSFGVGAVAGLISDKVSLGFVAATEDQVVKHLDEHLEQIPHDDAKTRAILEQMREDEEHHATSAIEAGGLRFPAPVKLGMSLLSKVMTKSTYRI from the coding sequence ATGACCAGCGAACGCCAGTTTTCCCCCGTTGACCGTCTGTTGATGCAGGCCGATGCCGCCATGCGCACCCTGCTGCCGTTCAGCGGCGCGCCGACGCGACCGTCGCCGGCCATCGTGCAGAACGAAGCGGCCATGAGCGAAGAAGACACCCGTCATGTGGCAGGGCTGATGCGCATCAACCACACCGGCGAGGTTTGCGCCCAGGCGCTGTACCAGGGCCAGGCGCTGACCGCCAAGCTGCCGCAGGTGCGCAAGGCCATGGAGCATGCCGCCGATGAAGAAATCGACCACCTGGCCTGGTGCGAGCAACGCATCCGCGAACTGGGCAGCCATCCCAGCGTGCTCAACCCGCTGTTCTACGGCTTGTCCTTCGGCGTCGGCGCGGTGGCCGGACTGATCAGCGACAAGGTCAGCCTGGGCTTCGTCGCCGCCACCGAGGATCAGGTGGTCAAGCACCTGGACGAGCACCTGGAGCAGATCCCCCACGACGACGCCAAGACCCGCGCCATCCTCGAACAGATGCGCGAGGACGAGGAACACCACGCCACCAGCGCCATCGAGGCCGGCGGCCTGCGCTTCCCGGCACCGGTCAAGCTGGGCATGAGTCTGCTGTCGAAGGTGATGACCAAGAGCACCTACCGGATATAA
- the trpE gene encoding anthranilate synthase component I: protein MTRDEFLRLAADGYNRIPLAFETLADFDTPLSIYLKLADAPNTYLLESVQGGEKWGRFSIIGLQARTVLRAHGHQVSVSVDGVEVERHDDCADPLDFVEQFKARYNVPTLSGLPRFNGGLVGYFGYDSVRYVETKLGASPNPDPLGTPDILLMVSDAVVVFDNLAGKMHAIVLADPSQADAYEQGQARLAQLLDKLRRPITPRLGVDLAAPAGAEPDFVSSFKRDDYEAAVLAIKEYILAGDCMQVVISQRMSIPFQAAPIDLYRALRCINPTPYMYFFNFGDFHVVGSSPEVLVRVEDNLVTVRPIAGTRPRGATEEADLELEKDLLSDAKEIAEHLMLIDLGRNDVGRVSSTGSVKVTEQMVIERYSNVMHIVSNVTGHLKEGLSAMDALRAILPAGTLSGAPKVRAMEIIDQLEPVKRGVYGGAVGYLAWNGNMDTAIAIRTAVIKDGELHVQAGAGIVADSQPALEWEETLNKRRAMFRAVSLAEQSVK from the coding sequence ATGACCCGCGACGAATTCCTGCGTTTGGCCGCCGACGGCTACAACCGCATTCCGCTTGCCTTCGAAACCCTCGCCGACTTCGACACGCCGCTGTCGATCTACCTGAAATTGGCCGACGCGCCCAATACCTACCTGCTGGAATCCGTGCAGGGCGGCGAGAAGTGGGGGCGTTTCTCCATCATCGGCCTGCAGGCGCGTACCGTGCTGCGCGCCCATGGCCACCAGGTCAGCGTCAGTGTCGACGGGGTCGAGGTCGAGCGGCATGACGACTGCGCCGACCCGCTGGATTTCGTCGAGCAGTTCAAAGCCCGCTACAACGTACCGACCCTGAGCGGCCTACCCCGCTTCAACGGCGGCCTGGTTGGCTACTTTGGCTACGACAGCGTGCGCTACGTCGAGACCAAGCTCGGCGCCAGCCCCAATCCGGACCCGCTGGGCACCCCGGATATCCTGCTGATGGTCTCCGACGCGGTGGTGGTGTTCGACAACCTGGCCGGCAAGATGCACGCCATCGTCCTCGCCGACCCGAGTCAGGCCGATGCCTACGAGCAGGGCCAGGCCCGTCTGGCTCAGCTGCTGGATAAGCTGCGCAGGCCTATCACTCCGCGCCTGGGCGTCGACCTGGCCGCGCCGGCGGGTGCCGAGCCGGACTTCGTCTCCAGCTTCAAGCGCGACGACTACGAAGCCGCGGTGCTGGCGATCAAGGAATACATCCTGGCCGGCGACTGCATGCAGGTGGTGATCTCCCAACGCATGTCGATCCCCTTCCAGGCCGCGCCGATCGACCTGTACCGCGCGCTGCGTTGCATCAACCCGACGCCCTACATGTACTTCTTCAACTTCGGCGACTTCCATGTGGTCGGCAGTTCGCCGGAAGTGCTGGTGCGGGTCGAGGACAATCTGGTCACGGTAAGGCCGATCGCCGGCACCCGCCCGCGTGGTGCGACCGAAGAGGCCGACCTGGAGCTGGAGAAAGACCTGCTGTCCGACGCCAAGGAGATCGCCGAGCACCTGATGCTGATCGACCTGGGGCGCAACGATGTCGGCCGCGTGTCGTCCACCGGCTCGGTGAAGGTTACCGAGCAGATGGTGATCGAGCGCTATTCCAACGTCATGCACATCGTCTCCAACGTCACCGGTCACCTCAAGGAAGGCCTGAGTGCCATGGACGCCCTGCGCGCCATCCTGCCGGCCGGCACCCTCAGTGGTGCGCCGAAGGTGCGTGCGATGGAGATCATCGACCAGCTGGAACCGGTCAAGCGTGGGGTCTACGGCGGCGCCGTGGGCTACCTGGCGTGGAACGGCAACATGGACACCGCGATTGCGATTCGTACGGCGGTGATCAAGGACGGCGAACTGCATGTTCAAGCGGGCGCCGGCATCGTCGCCGACTCGCAGCCGGCCCTGGAGTGGGAAGAAACCCTGAACAAGCGTCGCGCCATGTTCCGCGCGGTCAGCCTCGCCGAACAGTCCGTAAAGTAA
- the crp gene encoding cAMP-activated global transcriptional regulator CRP has protein sequence MVAITLTPKIKNLDKLLAHCHRRRYTAKSTIIYAGDRCETLFFIIKGSVTILIEDDDGREMIIAYLNSGDFFGEMGLFEKEGNEKERSAWVRAKTECEVAELSYAKFRELTHQDPEILYALGSQMADRLRNTTRKVGDLAFLDVTGRVARTLLDLCKQPDAMTHPDGMQIKITRQEIGRIVGCSREMVGRVLKSLEEQGLVNVKGKTMVVFGTR, from the coding sequence ATGGTCGCTATTACCCTTACACCGAAAATCAAGAATCTCGACAAGCTCCTCGCACATTGTCATCGCCGTCGCTACACCGCTAAAAGCACCATCATCTATGCGGGCGACCGCTGCGAAACCCTGTTTTTCATCATCAAAGGCTCGGTCACCATCCTTATCGAGGACGACGACGGCCGCGAAATGATCATTGCCTACCTCAACTCCGGCGACTTCTTCGGCGAGATGGGCCTGTTCGAGAAGGAAGGCAACGAGAAGGAACGCAGCGCCTGGGTACGGGCCAAGACCGAATGCGAAGTGGCAGAGCTGAGCTATGCCAAGTTCCGCGAGCTGACTCACCAGGACCCGGAAATTCTCTACGCCCTCGGCAGCCAGATGGCCGATCGCCTGCGCAACACCACGCGCAAGGTGGGTGACCTGGCTTTCCTCGACGTCACCGGCCGCGTGGCGCGCACCCTGCTCGACCTGTGCAAGCAGCCGGACGCCATGACCCACCCGGATGGCATGCAGATCAAGATCACCCGCCAGGAAATCGGCCGCATCGTCGGCTGCTCCCGCGAGATGGTTGGCCGTGTACTCAAGTCGCTCGAAGAGCAAGGCCTGGTGAATGTCAAAGGCAAGACCATGGTGGTCTTCGGCACTCGCTGA
- the trpD gene encoding anthranilate phosphoribosyltransferase, whose product MDIKEALNRVVNQLDLNTAEMQDVMREIMTGQCTDAQVGAFLMGMRMKSETIDEIVGAAQVMRELASPVKINAERLVDTCGTGGDGMNIFNVSTAAAFVVAAAGGRVAKHGNRAVSGKSGSADLLEAAGVYLNLKPEQVARCVESVGVGFMFAPAHHGAMKHAIGPRRELALRTIFNMLGPMTNPAGVKHQVLGVFSQALCRPLAEVLQRLGSQHVLVVHAQDGLDEVSLAAPTYVAELKDGVVSEYRVQPEDFGIKSQSLIGLTVNDAAESLALIRDALGKRKTENGQKAADMIVLNAGAALYAADHATSFREGVQLAQDALHTGLAWEKLDELVSFTAVFKQENEA is encoded by the coding sequence ATGGATATCAAGGAAGCCCTCAACCGGGTGGTCAACCAGCTCGACCTGAACACGGCCGAGATGCAGGACGTGATGCGCGAGATCATGACCGGCCAGTGCACCGATGCGCAGGTCGGCGCGTTCCTCATGGGCATGCGCATGAAGAGCGAGACCATCGACGAGATCGTCGGCGCCGCCCAGGTCATGCGTGAGCTGGCTTCGCCGGTGAAAATCAACGCCGAGCGCCTGGTCGACACCTGCGGTACCGGTGGCGACGGCATGAACATCTTCAACGTCTCCACCGCCGCCGCCTTCGTGGTCGCTGCGGCGGGTGGGCGGGTGGCCAAGCATGGCAATCGTGCGGTGTCCGGCAAGAGCGGCAGTGCCGATCTGCTGGAGGCGGCCGGGGTCTACCTCAATCTCAAACCGGAGCAGGTGGCGCGTTGCGTCGAGAGCGTGGGGGTCGGCTTCATGTTCGCCCCGGCCCATCATGGCGCGATGAAGCATGCCATCGGCCCGCGTCGCGAGCTGGCCCTGCGCACCATTTTCAACATGCTCGGTCCAATGACCAACCCGGCGGGTGTCAAGCATCAGGTGCTCGGCGTATTCAGCCAGGCCCTTTGCCGGCCGCTGGCCGAAGTGCTGCAGCGCCTGGGCAGCCAGCATGTGCTGGTGGTGCATGCGCAGGATGGCCTGGACGAAGTCAGCCTGGCCGCACCGACCTATGTCGCCGAGCTGAAGGACGGCGTGGTCAGCGAGTACCGCGTGCAGCCGGAAGACTTCGGCATCAAGAGCCAGAGCCTGATCGGTCTGACCGTGAATGATGCCGCGGAATCCCTGGCGCTGATCCGCGATGCGCTGGGCAAGCGCAAGACCGAGAATGGCCAGAAGGCCGCCGACATGATCGTGCTCAACGCCGGCGCAGCGCTGTATGCCGCCGACCATGCGACCAGCTTCCGCGAAGGCGTGCAGCTGGCGCAGGACGCCTTGCATACCGGCCTGGCCTGGGAAAAACTCGACGAACTGGTGTCCTTCACCGCCGTGTTCAAGCAGGAGAACGAAGCGTGA
- a CDS encoding ABC transporter permease encodes MLSPYKSPIERAWFWAHRSLCALVLLFLILPVLVIIPLSFNSGSFLVYPLQGFSLRWYEDFFGSAEWMRALTNSLIVAPAATVLAMVFGTLASIGLTRGEFRGKALVMSLVISPMVAPVVIVGVASYLFFAPMGFGNSYLGLILVHAVLGVPFVIITVSATLQGFNYNLVRAAASLGASPLTTFRRVTLPLIAPGVISGALFAFATSFDEVVVTLFLAGPEQATLPRQMFSGIRENLSPTIAAAATLLIGFSIVMLLTLEWLRGRSEKMRTANPS; translated from the coding sequence ATGCTGAGCCCCTACAAATCCCCCATCGAACGCGCCTGGTTCTGGGCCCATCGCAGTCTGTGCGCGCTGGTGCTGCTGTTCCTGATCCTGCCGGTGCTGGTGATCATTCCGCTGTCGTTCAACTCCGGCAGCTTCCTGGTCTATCCGTTGCAGGGCTTTTCCCTGCGCTGGTACGAGGACTTCTTCGGCTCGGCCGAGTGGATGCGCGCGCTGACCAACAGCCTGATCGTCGCTCCGGCGGCCACCGTGCTGGCCATGGTCTTCGGCACCCTGGCGTCGATCGGCCTGACCCGCGGCGAGTTCCGCGGCAAGGCCCTGGTAATGAGCCTGGTGATCTCGCCGATGGTGGCGCCGGTGGTCATAGTTGGGGTCGCCAGCTACCTGTTCTTCGCCCCCATGGGTTTTGGCAACAGTTACCTGGGGCTGATCCTGGTGCATGCCGTGCTCGGCGTGCCGTTTGTCATCATCACCGTGTCGGCCACCTTGCAGGGCTTCAACTACAACCTGGTGCGCGCCGCGGCCAGTCTGGGCGCCTCGCCGCTGACGACGTTCCGCCGGGTGACCCTGCCGCTGATCGCGCCCGGGGTGATTTCCGGTGCGCTGTTCGCCTTCGCCACCTCGTTCGACGAAGTGGTGGTGACCCTGTTCCTCGCTGGGCCCGAGCAGGCCACCCTGCCACGGCAGATGTTCAGCGGCATCCGCGAGAACCTGTCGCCGACCATTGCCGCCGCGGCCACCCTGCTGATCGGCTTCTCCATTGTCATGCTGCTGACCCTGGAGTGGCTGCGCGGGCGCAGCGAGAAGATGCGTACCGCCAACCCCAGCTGA
- a CDS encoding OsmC family protein, whose protein sequence is MKARIQWAGEAMFLGESGSGHVVVMDGPPEAGGRNLGVRPMEMVLLGLGGCSNFDVVSILKKSRQPVESCEAFLEAERADEDPKVFTKIHLHFVVKGRGLKEAQVKRAVELSAEKYCSASIMLGRAGVEITHDYEIIELSA, encoded by the coding sequence ATGAAAGCGCGCATTCAATGGGCCGGCGAGGCGATGTTCCTCGGCGAATCCGGCAGCGGCCACGTGGTGGTGATGGATGGCCCGCCGGAAGCCGGTGGTCGCAACCTCGGCGTGCGCCCCATGGAGATGGTGCTGCTCGGCCTGGGCGGTTGCAGCAACTTCGATGTGGTCAGCATCCTCAAGAAGTCGCGCCAGCCGGTGGAGAGCTGCGAAGCCTTCCTCGAAGCCGAGCGCGCCGACGAAGACCCCAAGGTGTTCACCAAGATTCACCTGCATTTCGTGGTCAAAGGCCGTGGTCTCAAGGAAGCCCAGGTCAAACGCGCGGTGGAGCTGTCGGCAGAGAAGTATTGCTCGGCCTCGATCATGCTTGGCCGGGCCGGCGTGGAGATTACCCACGACTATGAAATCATCGAACTGAGTGCCTGA
- a CDS encoding phosphoglycolate phosphatase, whose protein sequence is MFDLDGTLVDSVPDLAAAIDQMLHGLGRPAAGIERVRDWVGNGARVLVRRALAGAIEHSAVGEAETEQALELFNQAYAGSHQLSSVYPGVTATLKWLKKQGVELALITNKPERFVAPLLDEMKLGRYFRWIIGGDTLPQQKPDPAALLFVMRLAGVEAQQALFVGDSRNDVLAARAAAVPCVALSYGYNHGRPIAEEAPAAVLDDLRQLLPDGCFEADAKLMSANPSAHPQPRDRTVVAPRKHWLGRANMKILKALARWRWRA, encoded by the coding sequence ATGTTCGACCTGGACGGCACCCTGGTCGACTCGGTGCCAGACCTGGCCGCCGCCATCGACCAGATGCTGCACGGCCTCGGTCGCCCGGCCGCGGGTATCGAACGGGTGCGCGACTGGGTCGGTAACGGCGCACGGGTGCTGGTGCGCCGCGCCCTGGCCGGCGCCATCGAACACTCCGCTGTCGGTGAGGCCGAGACCGAGCAGGCACTGGAGCTGTTCAACCAGGCCTATGCCGGCAGCCATCAGCTCAGCAGCGTCTATCCCGGCGTCACCGCCACCCTCAAGTGGCTGAAGAAGCAGGGCGTGGAGCTGGCGCTGATCACCAACAAGCCAGAGCGCTTCGTCGCCCCGCTGCTGGACGAGATGAAACTGGGTCGCTACTTCCGCTGGATCATCGGTGGCGACACCCTGCCGCAGCAGAAACCGGATCCGGCGGCGCTGCTGTTCGTGATGCGCCTGGCCGGCGTCGAGGCGCAGCAGGCGCTGTTCGTTGGCGACTCGCGCAACGACGTGCTGGCCGCCCGCGCCGCCGCCGTGCCCTGTGTGGCGCTGAGCTATGGCTACAACCACGGCCGGCCGATCGCCGAAGAAGCCCCGGCGGCGGTGCTCGACGATCTGCGCCAGCTGCTCCCCGACGGTTGCTTCGAGGCGGACGCTAAGCTAATGTCGGCTAATCCTTCCGCACACCCGCAGCCAAGAGATCGCACCGTGGTGGCTCCCCGCAAACACTGGCTCGGCCGAGCCAACATGAAGATCCTCAAGGCCCTGGCCCGTTGGCGCTGGCGCGCCTGA
- a CDS encoding ABC transporter permease — protein MAETVALTEFAGLTLKQKLARAERINRLKAQGLILPLLVFLVVVFILPIGILLYKSVGNPEVVRSLPRTVEAIAAWDGRGLPEEAAYKAFSLDLAEARKNQTIGDLSKRLNMELAGYRSLMAKTGRALPFKQEPASYKDALEALDERWGDPAYWQVIRRNDSAFTSYYLLAALDHRIDDLGELAPATPDQAIYLDIFARTFWMSLVITAICLILAYPLAYLLANLPTRTSNLLMILVLLPFWTSILVRVAAWIVLLQSGGLINSALMAMGIIDAPLQLVFNRTGVYVAMVHIMLPFMILPIFSVMKGISPTYMRAAISLGCHPFASFWRVYFPQTLAGVGAGCLLVFILSIGYYITPALLGSPSDQMISYFVAFYTNTTINWGMATALGGLLLLATMLLYVVYSWLVGASRLRLG, from the coding sequence ATGGCCGAAACCGTCGCCCTCACCGAATTCGCCGGCCTCACGTTGAAGCAGAAGCTGGCGCGTGCCGAGCGGATCAACCGCCTCAAGGCGCAGGGCCTGATCCTGCCACTGCTGGTGTTCCTCGTAGTGGTGTTCATCCTGCCGATCGGCATCCTGCTCTACAAAAGCGTGGGGAACCCGGAGGTGGTGCGCAGCCTGCCGCGTACCGTGGAGGCGATTGCCGCCTGGGATGGCCGTGGCCTGCCGGAAGAGGCCGCCTACAAGGCCTTCAGCCTGGACCTGGCCGAGGCGCGCAAGAACCAGACCATTGGCGACCTGTCCAAGCGCCTGAACATGGAGCTGGCCGGCTACCGCAGCCTGATGGCCAAGACCGGCCGCGCGCTGCCGTTCAAGCAGGAGCCGGCCTCGTACAAGGATGCCCTGGAAGCCCTCGACGAGCGCTGGGGCGACCCGGCCTACTGGCAGGTGATCCGCCGCAACGACAGTGCCTTTACCTCTTATTACCTGCTGGCGGCCCTCGATCACCGCATCGACGACCTCGGCGAACTGGCCCCGGCCACCCCGGATCAGGCCATCTACCTGGATATCTTCGCCCGTACCTTCTGGATGAGCCTGGTGATCACCGCCATCTGCCTGATACTGGCCTACCCGCTGGCTTACCTGCTGGCCAACCTGCCGACCCGTACCAGCAACCTGCTGATGATCCTGGTGCTGCTGCCGTTCTGGACCTCAATCCTGGTGCGGGTGGCGGCGTGGATCGTGCTGCTGCAGTCGGGCGGCCTGATCAACAGTGCGCTGATGGCCATGGGCATCATCGATGCGCCGCTGCAGCTGGTGTTCAACCGCACCGGGGTCTACGTGGCGATGGTGCACATCATGCTGCCGTTCATGATTCTGCCGATCTTCAGCGTGATGAAGGGCATTTCACCGACCTACATGCGCGCCGCCATCTCGCTGGGCTGCCACCCCTTCGCCAGCTTCTGGCGGGTGTACTTCCCGCAGACCCTGGCCGGCGTCGGCGCCGGTTGCCTGCTGGTGTTCATCCTGTCGATTGGCTACTACATCACCCCGGCGCTGCTGGGCAGCCCGAGCGACCAGATGATCAGCTACTTCGTCGCCTTCTATACCAACACCACCATCAACTGGGGCATGGCCACGGCCCTCGGCGGCCTGCTGTTGCTGGCCACCATGCTGCTCTACGTGGTGTACAGCTGGCTGGTAGGCGCGAGCCGCCTGCGACTTGGATAA
- the speD gene encoding adenosylmethionine decarboxylase produces MKSKLKLHGFNNLTKTLSFNIYDICYAETPEDQQAYVQYINTEYDAERLTQILTDVVDIIGANILNIARQDYDPQGASVTILISEQPVEPTASQIEESPGPLPETILAHLDKSHITVHTYPEIHPVEGIATFRVDIDVSTCGVISPLKALNYLIHQFDSDIVTVDYRVRGFTRDVEGKKHFIDHAINSIQNYLSDDTQDAYQMTDVNVYQENLFHTKMLLKNFKLDNYLFGDAASNLTAEQRQQVEEKVRHEMLEIFYARNMPR; encoded by the coding sequence GTGAAAAGCAAACTCAAGCTCCACGGGTTCAACAACCTGACGAAGACCTTGAGCTTCAACATCTATGACATCTGCTACGCGGAAACGCCGGAAGACCAGCAGGCCTACGTCCAGTACATCAACACCGAGTACGACGCCGAGCGCCTGACGCAGATCCTCACCGATGTTGTCGACATCATCGGCGCCAATATCCTGAACATCGCCCGTCAGGACTACGACCCGCAAGGCGCCAGCGTGACCATCCTGATCTCCGAGCAGCCGGTGGAGCCCACCGCCAGCCAGATCGAGGAGTCGCCAGGGCCGCTGCCGGAGACCATCCTGGCGCACCTGGACAAGAGCCACATCACCGTACACACCTACCCGGAAATCCATCCGGTCGAGGGCATTGCGACCTTCCGCGTGGACATCGACGTGTCGACCTGTGGAGTGATCTCGCCACTGAAGGCGCTCAACTACCTGATCCACCAGTTCGACTCGGACATCGTCACCGTCGACTACCGGGTGCGCGGTTTCACCCGTGACGTGGAAGGCAAGAAGCACTTCATCGACCACGCGATCAACTCGATCCAGAACTACCTCTCCGACGACACCCAGGACGCGTACCAGATGACGGACGTCAACGTGTACCAGGAGAACCTGTTCCACACCAAGATGCTGCTGAAGAACTTCAAGCTGGACAACTACCTGTTTGGCGACGCGGCCAGCAACCTGACCGCCGAGCAGCGCCAGCAGGTGGAAGAGAAAGTGCGTCATGAGATGCTGGAGATCTTCTACGCGCGCAATATGCCGCGCTGA